Part of the Lycium ferocissimum isolate CSIRO_LF1 chromosome 6, AGI_CSIRO_Lferr_CH_V1, whole genome shotgun sequence genome, ACATGAACTTTGAAAATCAGATATCTTACGGCTTAGAACACTATGGATATTTGGCCGCCAAATTTGAACTATTTGATTACCTAATGAATCTTGGAGTAGATGTGTCAGCTTGGAGTTCCTGGTGACAAAAGATAAAATGTCAAGATGCATATTCAATGACCCAACTGTAACCTACAgacaaatgaagaaaaaatatgtaaaCTACAGACAGCAAAGATCGCGTCTTACCTGTATGGAATATGGCTGCTTCTATTTGCCAAAGCTGATATCACATCTCCTAGAGCTGAAAGTGACCtattgatattttgagcttCCTTCAGCCTATCACCTTGGACATCAGTCTTTGCAAGCCTCTCACTACCAGCTAAATCCACAAGCCAAAGCTTGCTCTTTGTGCATTCACCGTCGAGCAAGTTCTTGGCTGTTACCATAATACAAAGCATgctggaaaattttgaaaaagattgaccgaaaaaatagtcatttttgGCTGACTAAATCAGTGAGAATTTTGCAATAACTGACCTATTAGAAACTCAATCTAATTTACCAGTGAGAACGGCTACTGTGCTCATTCACATTGTTGGATCCAACAGCCCTTGCACTACTTCCAGTCTGTAGCACATTCCAGACTTCTTCTATGTTCTCTACTTTAGCTTCCACAAGTCCTGGAATGTGATGAAGCCCTTCCGGAGCTTGTTTTATCTCCAACCTAAAATGATTCCACAAAATTAACAGTTCAATTAATTAACAAAATGTCACTCGTAGAACAGAAGCCACAGGCTCCAATATAAGACAAAACTTTACTTTTTTGATGTCGTCGGTGGAGCCAATAGGTCCCTGATCTGTTCATTGTAGACTTCAAGCACACTGACTGATATGTCGTAGGTGAATGTTTCACTCCTCTCCTTTGCAATTTTGAATAATTCTTTGAGAGTCCGATAGTTGACTCCCCTGTTCCCTTTTGTACCCTCCATGGTGAATGTTTTGCCTGTTCCCGTTTGTCCATAAGCAAAAATACACACATTGTAACCATCTAAAACTGAAATAACCATCGGTGAAGCATCGGCATAGACAACACCTGTTGAAAGACGATGAAAAGTATTAGAATGAGAACaccttttctattatttgttttttttaagctTGTATAAGGGAACACCTTGATCATCTTTTGGTGTGTAGACACGGTCAAATTTGAACGTCTTTTTCATGGAGCCTCCATTTAAGATTCCAAGTTCTCCATCCTTGGCGACATCGAAATCTACAACTGTTGAGCATCCATCTGACACTTCAGATTTGCTTAATGGACGGCAGCGGCAAAATACTCTGATATTCCCTGAAAAAGATGGCTTACCGTGAATAAgtaaacaaaaaggaaatattatttgatttaatgAAATGGTCAATGGAACAACATTGCACCTTTCGCCTCCTGAACTTCATTGAAGAGCTTTCTTCTCTTTGCTTGCTCTTCGTTGTACTTCATCTTAAGATCTTCATATTGCTCAACTGCATATTACAAATAAGATTTGTTCAGTCCACATTCAATGTCAGGTTATTTAATTCGAGAATAATCCAAACTAACCTAATGACTGAACTGCAAAGACCATTTTATTCAGATCAGGGATTGAGTCTGCACACTCATGCGCCTCATGAGAGAGCTGGGCGTGCTCCTGCTTCATAATCTGTATGACATTTTTCCAGAATATCAGACATGCATTTATACTTTGAGAATACATCGATAACCTCAAAGAAATTACAAAGCTGTTACTGTATTTTCATGAGAAATATTGGAAGTACCTTTACTTTCATCTCGAGATCATTGATCGCCATGTGCCATTTATTCTTGTCGCACTCGTACTTGGTTGAGATCTCTGTAATAGTCTTAGCTTGCTTCTCAAATTTCTGATCTGTTAAAGGTTAACGTTGCTTCAAATTGTTCTTCAGAAACTAAATGATAATTTCATAGAGATAGCAAACTCAAATCAGTAGTTTCTCCAATATTCCATCTATGGAAATTGGCATGCAAATggctttcattttctttcattttctatcATCACTAGTTCATGTTGGTACAAAGAGAAGGTAGGAATGATTCTATAACACACCACATAGGAAATCTAACTAAGATGTATTAAAGAGCAGATCTATgtaaaagtgaaaaagaatCATAATGTAGGAACTAAAAGTCGCTTGAAAAAACCACCCTTTCTGGAAGGCTATAATAGATGTTCAACTCAAGAAATTAAGATCCTACTAGTAAAATTgacatttagggtgtgtttggtatgaaggaaaatgttttcttggaaaataagttgttttcttacttattttctagtggttggtaagtaagcaaaaaaatattatccaggagcatttatatgtaatctaggAAAACAtatggtggtggggtggggtggggtgtggGGATGTTAGGGGTGAGGAGGAGATAATGAACTTGGAATGCTACTTATggctaagttactcggactctcctAAAATGTCATCGGGTGCGTGTCggcaaaagtagtgtatttttggaggatccgacacgggtgcggcaacactttcgaagagtccgagtaacttagacttatggaacttgttttaCCTACTCCCATtaggaaagtcattttccttatttttgaggagattttttttatatgctttacttgagcagagggtctatcgaaaacagcctctctaccttcacaaggtaggggtaaggctgCGAACACACAACCCTCACCAGACCCcgcttgtgggattacactgggtatgatgttgttattgttattttcctagagaaaatgtctttcaaaacattttgaccaaccaaataaggaaaattggaaaacattttctgttttcctccataccaaacacgcCCTTAAAGAAATGTTTTTGTACAACCACTTCAAACGCCAGCATACATATTTCTGGTAATATTTTCAAGATCTACAACAGAATCCCTGAATTAGTTCTCGGAATCATATACGATCCTATTTCCCACTAAAAATATCTGAACAAAATAGAAGTTAGTATTGCTGTTTCACAGTTACATCCCTTACCAAGTGAATAGGTATGAAATGTCTTATTGTCCAGCTCCATCCTAACCTTCTCTAGTTGCTGGTTAGCTGCAGTGTAAGACATCCAAGATTGATAACATTCATCTGTCTTGCGTTCCAACAATTCACCAAGCTCCTGTATCTTTTTCTCATACTTGGCTATTGATTGCAATCGTGCCACCTTTTTCTGCATTCATCCAAGTGATCAAGAAAAAGACATTAAATTTTCAATAGTCTTGGGGTGTGTTAGGTaaggaggaaaatatttctGGAAAATGCTTTTCAGTTTGCCCATGTTTGGTTAgtcaaaatattttggaaaatattttttctaggaAAGCAAATTCCTTAAGAatggggaaaatgacttccacaatggaagtagggaaaacaagctCAACAACTGACATTCCAAGTTCATTGGCTCCTCCCTACCCACCCAAACATCCCACCCCCCGCCACACCCCCCAGTCCCCAGTCCCCACTCCCCACCCCATTCAGGGGCGGATGGAGCATTATgatttggggttcaattgaaccccaaactttcgatGCTGTGtacaaatttatatgtaaaaatttacaataaatagtagatatgaacccataactttagaaatataatggttcaatgctaaaaaattgaaaaggttGAACCCCAAAAgtttaaatcctagatccgcctctgcctCTGACCCCATTCCATCCTAACAATGTTTTgctagattatatataaatacttttgggataataattttttgcttacataccaaacactagaaataagtaagaaaaccacttgttttccaagaaaacattttccttcatacaaaACACACCCTTAGTGGTAAAGGATTTCTGCACCTATTATGTCATACCTGCGCTGATGGAATATCTATCTCGGCTGCACAGTTTTTGCATGTAAGACAGTCATGTTCTGCTTGAGAAGCTGAAGTTCAATCAAAGATAGTTACAGAAATTAGCTCTTCCTAAACGCTTTTAATTCCATTCAACAAATTACTCAAATAGTTAGAGGCAAATAGCGAAATACCTGATGCTTTCGGAGCTTTTCTTATGCAGATCCCACTAACCACGGGACTACCAATAATTCCTTCAAATTTTATCGCAAGTATCCCATTCTCTTTGATGGAAACTCTTGAGTCAACTAATTGTAGTGGTTTATTGGCTCCAACAACAGAGAAGATGTCGAAATCAGACAGAACCTGCATATTGTTACAACTTTACAACTCAAAATTTAAGAGATAATTACAGTCCAATGCCTTTCGACGATCTAATTAACAAaatagccagcaaatgtataCGTTTTGTACACATaaatatgcatataatatacataatcaacTTGCCTTTTCATCTTGTAGAAAGACATTGAACACTCTCATTCCTTTAGGCCCATTTACATTTATTATCTCGACAAAATGAAGATCAACAAAGTAATTTCCTGGCGTAAGATTGTCGATCCGATAACAGAAGTTTCCTAATCTTGCTGTCTGGTAAACGAAAGCATGTTCACCGCCTTCCTTTATGAACTCCTCCGTTTGAAATGGTTCTCCACCTTGGTAAAAGTTATCAGCCAGAAAGCTCAGACTGGAATCCAACTCTACTGAAGCCTCCGATCCAGCATTAACAAAAAGCACAAGGTCCTCTAATTTCAACAAACAATGTACAAATGTGAGTGAATAGGTTAATGATAGTTGCctcaaaggaaaaagaaaatgtgaATGACACATTGAATTATTTCATTACAATTTATAATATCTCCTATGGTTGTTTTTTTGAAGACCAGAAGAACAATTTTTAGTAGTTAAGCTAAGTTCTGAAGGGCCAGGAAGGAAAAAAAGACATACGGAGGATGATCAACCTATATCGAGTTGTATTCCCAAAagaatatactccctccgtcccaatttatgtgaaggtgttcgACTAGgaacggagtttaagaaagaaaggaacactttgaaacttgtagtctaaaataagccatagCTATAACTCATCtgattaagggtaaaatgagaagtttcaAGTTAACTGTTAAGAAATATAGAATGGTGTCACTCGTTTTGGAACTGACTAAAAAGGAGAGAATGTCACATAAACTGGGACGGAGGGACTAGAAAATTCAGCTTCCTTCTTAAAGATAGGTTCCGTCCAGCAAAAGAGCAAACAAAAGAGCAAAAACTCTCTTTTTTCATACAAACTGTCCCGAATAATTACAGATCAAGTTCCTTTGTTTACAAATTATAGACTTTCCCCAAGAAATCTCAAAGCTGCAAGCCCAAATCATACAACTATGACTGACTAAACTCCTTTATCAATAAATTAGTTAATTGTAAGTTGTAAAAGGACGTATCCGCAGGGGCGGCTCAACCCCTGGGCCACTAAGGCCATTGCCTTAGGCCCCAAAATATATGAGGCCCCATATAGTATACTACTATACTCCCTCTGTCACAAAATAAGTATCACCTTAGCAATAAGAAttcgtcccaaaataagtgtcaccttagaaattcaagacaaaatttGGCAAGTGTCTCGAACTATGCCCTTAGCATTAAAGAAGCAGTCCTCTTTAATATTGCTCAGTTCTCAAAaaacatctaataaatagggtaatttagtaaactccacattatatttattgatttcttaattgGCATGATTtttgctaaggtgacacttattttgggtcgGAGGGAGTATACATTTGAGATTCTATCTTAAATATTCTTAATCAaagtatatttaatataaatattcaaTATAAATTTAACTGACTATTATACGTATTATTAGCTACAAGTACTCATTTCAGGTCAACTATTTATTACCAACTTTGTCATTGGCATTGCAAAAGCTTACTCACATTCAATTTTTACACCAAATTAATGAACACGTGAACATGTCTTTACATTCTATAATTTATTAAAATCAAATTTGACTTTACTTGATGACTTAACTACGGTAAATTACTATAGTTTGGTATAAACACCAGGGAAGTTTTACCCTTGAAACTATTTCATGTTTCATTACTCATATTCACTTTTCAAATTGAATTGATTTTCACTTTACAACGGATTTTATACTATCTTTGAACTAATTAGCTCCACATTGATGTTTTAAACTCAATTTAGAATGAAAAGTTCCAGAAGATATTGTATCATTAGAAAATAATACTCTACTCAATATATTCTATCaaataaaaatactataagAAAATCTTTGCATCTATaagcaggggcggagccaggtAGAGCTCAGGGGTTCATCAAAATGCCCTTCGGCGGAAAATTACATTGTTTATACAtggtaaaaattatttttatgtatatatagtagatgttgaatcccATTTGGCTTCTTggtgtgtttacttttttataattTGAACCCCTGGTGAAAATCTTGCTCCGCCACTGTCTATAaagctaaaagaaaaaaaaaatcaaatatattgaaCATAGATATTAAATTACAAGTCtatttaacaaaaattaaacTGAAAATCCCCACTTTTCCCATGATACAGGTAATTTTGCATTTTAGTAAGATCTCATTTTGACAAACCTGTACAGCTAGATCTAGTAAACCCACTTGGGATTAATCTTGAACCCGAGTCACAGACCATCGAATCggctaaaaattgaaaattttcatcATCTTGATCCATGACAGATACTGTAATTTCTTGATTTAAGGGTTTTTCCCATTCAAAATTAATGGGTGAATCTTGAAAAGTGTTTGATTGAATGCTATCCATGGAAATATGTTGTAAATGGGTGTCTGAAAATCCAAGAAtcttgaaaaaaacttaaacAGTGTTGTTTTGGGTGATTCTGGCGGAAAAGTGTTATTCAAATTTCAATCTTTGTGACCGttcaaaaaaggaaaggaaaatgatgATTACCGTTACTTTTGAAGTCTGGGTCAACTTTTGGGTTTAGCTAAATTGGGCCGGGAAAGTCCAATGTGATTTGAGTTTTGGGCTTGAATGTATCCTTGCTGCAGGCTTAAATTGGGCCAGGAAAGTCCTTCGCTAAATTTGGTCCGGGAAAGCCCTTCGCTAAAATACCCTTGCCTCAAGAAGGTAGCAAAACTCTGACCAAGTAGAGTTTGAggtaaaactctgccttgcgaatttttgaCTAAGCGGGGTTCGAATCCAGAATCAAAGGggttttagcgaagggcaaaaattaaacaccacaatttgagaggcaaaaattaaagaccagtgcctttgaagggtattccgcacaaaaaaatgcttatttttggCTTTACATATTGGGTATCCGCATTAGGGCTTTGACTGATTCGGATTCAAATTTTTGCAAGGATTGACCTTCATACAGACTGGTATTTAATTGCCTTTATATCtgtggcctttaatttttttcctctgctgcttatttaatgaaaatattcagTTATGCTTCGGTCGGCACCAGTTTTGTAGGACTTAAGTTATGCGATATAAGTTGTGTAGTATTTTTCATATTGtgttgagtgttgaaagttttgccttttGTGACATAACTTGTGTGGTTGTGATGATACATATGCTGAATCTAAAGGCTAACTATGCCGAGCGAAATCTAaacttatccttttttttttctttttccagatTATGTTAAATGTTGAAATTTTTGCTTTTTCcggcataacttgtgggatattaTAATCCATATGCCAAAGCTAAACGCTAATTATGCTGGACGAAATTCAGTTTATCCCGCGCCAAAAGTgttgaaggtcaaaaattaaagaccacaataaggagaaaaatattaaagactACCCCGAAATAGAGGCATTTGTGCGAATAACCCATTGGGATTCGCTCTACGTAAGACCCAATAAGAAAAATATGTTTCCTATAAGATTTTTTCTCATTTCGAGGCTCGACCCTGAGTAATTACATCTAATGACCTTGAAAATGGATAGTCTTAAACTTTTGATCTTTGTCAAATTTTAAAGGTCAAAAGTCAAAACTTGTTGAGCTTGAAGTTTTACCCACGGGGCAAGTGAGGTCAAAAGTCAATATCAGTCTCCTCCGAGGTCATTTTTATAAATCACTCCCTCTATAGGCAAATCTTAAAGGTCAAAAGCCAAAACTTGATGAGCTTGAAGTTTTGCCCACAGGGCAAGTGAGGTCAAAAGTTCAAGATCAGTCTCCTCCAAGGTCATATGTATAAATCATCGCTCGAACCAGAATTTGGTGAAGGATTTAGGAATTCTATTCATCCACCTCAGCCTTTGGTGGTGGATTAAATACTTCAATCCCAAAGAAtgatttttgtaattctttctaaggttttttcttttgttaatgTTATAAGTAGGGATATGATATCAGTGCCACTAGTAAATTGGATCAAGTTGTCAATTTTATTGAGCCATAGTCATATTTCCTATTTCAAACCTCTTATGCTTGGGAACTTTAAATGAAAATATTAGGGTTGATTCAGTGTTATAATTTAGTTGGATGTAATCTAAACCAAATCACACCTAGATTGTATTGGATGATTTTGTTTGACCAAGATTGAGTGTTATTTAAGATTCCAAGCAATGTTAATTAGGAAAAATTATACTCCAATTTTTATAAACACGAGACATAAatgatttaatatttttaagaaatctTAAAAAATTATTGACAAAGGGAGTATGCGTGAAGTAGAGACAATCCAACATCAATAGCAATATCAGATAAATTATCTCTTAGGAGATATTCAATAAATTTGCACgatacataaatataaataacacttttaaaaaaaaattaaataacactaaaataatatataaatgatATACGAAAAAGTTGACCATGGAAACTTTAGTAATACTCTATTTCTTGTGTAaaatcaattaattaactagTGCTGAGCCCGAagtttatatgcatatattcgtataaaaattattaataagTACATGAATTATTGAGCAAGAAGTTACTCTACATATATCGTTCGACGCATAAATATTATCTAAAATTAAAAATCCAAAAGTATGTatgtcaaagaaaaaaaattgttctcaATTACATAAAGCGGCAAAAGTATTCTCAAATACATAAacaccacaaatatgaggggaaaaatttaaaaaccacccaaaaaaagggcaatccgcaaaaaaaaaaaaaaaaaaaaaccatttctCTTTTTACTACTCCAATTAAAAAGTAATCGGCACATAATCATTGCTTTTATGTTGAGAATTTGACAAAAATGGACTTTTATATTTGatggtaggttcaaaatagtcctttAAGTATCACATGAGCAGTTTTGATTCTTTAAATTTGTGAAAAATGAGCACTTTCAGTGTCCAttaaatatttatcaattttaattagtaAATTTAACcgaaattataaaaatagaaaatatttaatgtgaactagaatttgaaaatataattgttGCAGAAATTCTTGGTATAATTCAAGAGTCTGATGCAGTTTTTTGAGGTgcaatttatattatattatcagTTGTAGttttttatattgttatttttgaCGAAAATTTATGGtggttttggttaaattttcttttttcacagCTCCGGTTAAACTTAATAATCAAAGTATGTAtgattaatactccctccatttcaatttatgtgaactcatttgATTGGGCAAGACATTTAAGAAATAgtaaaaacttttgaaacttgtggttcaaaataagtcttgaatatttgtgtggctgtaaatcatttacaaagtgaatttattttcaaattaggaaagaggtcattcattttggcacagattaaaaaagaaataggttcacataaattgaaatagagagaGTATCTGATATGGACCAATCGGATCTACTTTTGGCaaagttaaaggactaaaactgtTCAAATAATACTTAAGGGGCCATTTTAAACCTACTATATAAAGGACTACAATAATTCTTTAGACCATATAGTGAAATCGCCATTCCCTAATTCCTCTGCAAACTCACTCTTCATACTTCAGGTAATTCTATAAAGGAAAATATTGACATATGTGTTTTTTTTGAgtaattccatatatatatatagatatagtaaggtttcccttcttttttttaaaaaaaataaaataaggattTTGCTCAATTAGAGTTGAAAagtatccatttttttttctttcaaaatctgaaTAAGTTTCTGTTAATTATGATTTGTAGTGTTCCAATATGTGTACAACGGTATATAGTGActgtataatatatgtacatgcactgttccaatttatttgtcttatttttctttttattatgtctttttccttttctggaaactctttaatttttacttttcaccagaaatgtttaattaaataatattttgatacattcttacatatttttaatttaataccACACAATTCAAAaggtttctttattttcttaaattccgtaCCAAGTCAAAACTGGACAAAcgaattgaaacggagggagtgtaTCGGCTACGATAAGTAAACAGTGAATCCGGCCGGCTATTTGtgtaaaaatcctttttttctttttcttcttttagctGTTACTTGCGGCGGTTTTGCTCCAGCTTTGCTGCTTTCTAGTTGCTGTAGTTTTAAATGCTGTGTTGGTGCACTCCCTTGTTTGTTGTGCAACAATGCTTGTCATGTCTTGTCTCGTGGCATATTGTACCAGCTCTAGCATATACACTTGATTGCCTTgatctatttttatttctaatttgAGTTGATTTCATATGTCCTGGTCATTTCTGACGATCATATAATACATTTGTTATTTTATGTTTGTGATTTATTAGTAAACATGTgcacaatatttatttttatgactttaATACAACTTAAGCAGATCATGATGACACGTTTATAATAAATACATACGGTGTTATGCTCTCTTTTACTTCAATGTATTAGAAATCAGAAGGTATGATGTGAAATGATGATTAAAAGATTAGACTTATATGTGCATACACTAGCACAACATTCAAATATGCTTAGCTCATCAAACTTCATAATAGTTACACCAAGTGATTTTAAACGTATAGGCATAGAGATGGGCGTTTTCTCTTTTCATGAAGCAAGGCTTAAGCTCCAGAACACGATATCAGTCCCACGGACTTTAATTCGAACTTCTAAAATGATACTTAAAATAGTTTTAAGCATTATGCCAAACTATTTTTTGACAAAATGCTTCAATGGCAGGACAAGGCATGAGTGGAAGACCAGCGCCAGACCCGGTGTCAGTGCTACGAGGTCACCGCGCTTCTGTAGCTGACATTTGTTTTCATCCTTCTAACAGCATATTATTTTCTGGGTATGAAATTTTCGAGTTATTTAAGGCCTTTTACATTGATCATAAGTCAAACTGATTAGTTACATACGCAGTTACATTTCAGGTCAACTGATGGAGAATTGCGGATTTGGAATACAGTCCAACATCGTACAGTTTCTTCTGCTTGGTATAGTTTATAATTCCTCTATTCCATTTAATCTGACACACTTTCCTTTTCACGCAAGAATCTACGGATTGTTTTAGTCTTTCTTTCCTAAACTTCATGCCCAGTCAAACactgccacataaattgggacagtgTAATGTTTTGGCTGGCTCccgattttcattatgtttTCTGGATTTATTCTTTGCCCACTCTGATTAATTCGGATTGAGGTGTAGTAAATGTTATAGTATGAACTTTATGCAACCCAACTAGATTTAGACTGTGgcctagttgttgttgtattgagaACTTATTCTTAGCGGAACCCAATTAGTTGGGGATTGAGGCTTAGCTATGGTTGTACTTGGAGCTTCTTTTTAACcaactagtttgggattgaggcgTACTCATAAGTACTCTGAATTTATGcttggaatcataacatagttGGAATTTAATAGTTGATTATTGTTACCTGCAGGGTGCATAGTGCAGCACATGGGGTTATTTGTGTTGCTGCAAGTCCTGTTCTCGGGGATAACAAAGTTATCAGgtgtctctctctctttctaatcgttgttaatttatttgatatttCAGTCAGTGATATTGTCACAATGCCTTTGAGTTTGAATGGAGGATGTTTTAGTCCCTCTCCTCTTCTGGGTAGGTGGGTTAATTTGATTGAACGTTTGACCTTTCTATTTCCACAGCCAGGGTAGAGATGGTACTGTCAAATGTTGGGATTTTGGAGGAGGAGGTTTGTCCAGGTATTCAGGTttacatattttaaattatactccctccgtttcaatttatatgaacccatttgactgggcatgacatttaagaaagagggaagacttttgaaacttgggtt contains:
- the LOC132058961 gene encoding kinesin-like protein KIN-14R, encoding MDSIQSNTFQDSPINFEWEKPLNQEITVSVMDQDDENFQFLADSMVCDSGSRLIPSGFTRSSCTEDLVLFVNAGSEASVELDSSLSFLADNFYQGGEPFQTEEFIKEGGEHAFVYQTARLGNFCYRIDNLTPGNYFVDLHFVEIINVNGPKGMRVFNVFLQDEKVLSDFDIFSVVGANKPLQLVDSRVSIKENGILAIKFEGIIGSPVVSGICIRKAPKASASQAEHDCLTCKNCAAEIDIPSAQKKVARLQSIAKYEKKIQELGELLERKTDECYQSWMSYTAANQQLEKVRMELDNKTFHTYSLDQKFEKQAKTITEISTKYECDKNKWHMAINDLEMKVKIMKQEHAQLSHEAHECADSIPDLNKMVFAVQSLVEQYEDLKMKYNEEQAKRRKLFNEVQEAKGNIRVFCRCRPLSKSEVSDGCSTVVDFDVAKDGELGILNGGSMKKTFKFDRVYTPKDDQGVVYADASPMVISVLDGYNVCIFAYGQTGTGKTFTMEGTKGNRGVNYRTLKELFKIAKERSETFTYDISVSVLEVYNEQIRDLLAPPTTSKKLEIKQAPEGLHHIPGLVEAKVENIEEVWNVLQTGSSARAVGSNNVNEHSSRSHCMLCIMVTAKNLLDGECTKSKLWLVDLAGSERLAKTDVQGDRLKEAQNINRSLSALGDVISALANRSSHIPYRNSKLTHLLQDSLGGDSKALMFVQISPSDKDLSETISSLNFATRVRGIELGPVRKQVDTGELQKLKTMLDKARQEAKSKDESLKKLEESLQNLDSKAKGKEHVNKTQQDKIKELESQLNLKISLHGQSEKQLSQLSERLKGREETCATLQQKVSELENKMRQHQQFESESLNNKVKDLENKLKEREQEFVSQSDILQHKVDELEEKLKAKEQNAQECILLRQKIKELEDKIKEHEQQLACMVTDSDAKSFRSSPHESKSSSREDLTSDIEQRILKTSNTFNRQASQVGSNLPKGKDSVQQVRRKRLSTNSETENNGVLPNRTEQDYLQEARRKRLSKNGEAEKNASAISVNDRRTRQSDPPRPVARGTKPTTSTVNAQRPLIRNKTSREPVQGVKERDTKKRMWTR